The Hordeum vulgare subsp. vulgare chromosome 7H, MorexV3_pseudomolecules_assembly, whole genome shotgun sequence DNA window CCCTTCTTTGCTCAGGAGTTCCATGTTCAAAAAACTGCAGTGATTACATGTCACTTTTTTGTACAACCGGCAGTTATCATGCGCGACGGAGTGATACAGACAATTTGCTCCACATAACAGATAACCAACATACTCCTTATTACAACAACATACCTTTTGGATCACATAATTCCCAAACACATCAGTCATTAAAGATGAAGCATGAGGAAGAACTTCTGCAAACACGGCCGCCTTCTCTTCGGCAGTGCAGTTTTCCAACTTCTGCTGGATGAAACGGCTACCATGTTGGTCAGCGCTGAGGTCAAGAGCACGTCACGAGTTAGTGACCAAAATACATATGCTGAGATGCATGCCTAATAGAATGATAAATATGCTAATATGCATATCAAGTTAGAATGATAAATAATCAACATAACACAACTAACCTGAAATCTACTATACGACCTGTGATATCAGATAGCTCAACCCTACGTGCTCTGTTGGACTTAAGTTCTTCCAGGAAAGTGCATGCCTTCGGGCTATCAAATTTCTCCCTTTCTCGCTGCCCTTGAAACCCAGAAACAGCAGTCATATTTCTCGAGGCTGGCTGAAACCTTGCAGGATCATTTCGGCCAGAGGGGGAAATTCCAGAGAAAGGTTGCCCCTGAAACACTGGGCTTGTCGGATAAGTCAACGGCGCtccaacatagggtgatatgccaTGATAATTTGGAACAGTTCCTCCTCTTAGCGTTGTAGGAGAATTAGAAATTCCAGTTTTTGGAAGTTGAAGCCTCTGATCAGACGGATATTGAGCTTGAGGAAATAACTTGTGTGGATCAAAATTATCAGTAACATTTCCAAAAACACTACCCCTTGGAGCCAATGTATTGTATTGATTTCCACTGGCATACTGTGGAAAAGAGGGATGCTGAAAGAACTGAAAAAAGTTTGGATCGGGAATGGGTGGCTGCATGGGAACCCCAAGTTGCCCGTACATTTTGTATGGCTGAACAAGTTCGGTTCCTGCAGTAAAATTCCCTGCTGAATGAAAACCAGATGGCCTACCACTAAAGCTTGGAGTCATAGGGCTGTCGAGAGGTGTCGCAGCAGAACTCTGGGGAGAATAGCTAGTCATAACGGGTGGGAAACCTGAACCACCCAAAGCATACCCACCAGTCACATACGGAGTTGCCAATACACTGGCTGGATGCAAATTCTGATAATATGGGCTTCCAAAAGAATTTGGTGTATAAAAGGGTGTCGGCATACCAAGTTGAGGTAAAAGCTGCGGCATGTCACCAGTGGGTAGTTTTAGCTGAGTATGAGGCAAGTTGTCAACAAAAGGAACATGGGGAAGATGTGCTCCGTGAGGAGTCATTGGCATATGGTCACCTTGGACTAGAGGTGAGAAGTCATACTGCTGCAAGAAATTGCCCTGCCACTGCTGCTTAACTTGTGGCGTAGTCTGGCTATCCAAACTtaacttcaaattcttcatacttgagtccacaacatcaagctcagtaaCAACCACCTCACTGATCGGCATATCAATTCCAGGCTCCGTGCCTATGCTCTGCTTTTCTTGCTGTTGCTCAGAAATTTGTACACTAGGGTTATTATCAGAACATGATGAACTGGGAGCATATGTAGATGAGAGATTGCTACTATGTGTACTTATCAGTCCACTGGCCAAAGGTACAGGTGTCCACGAATTCAACCCTGATGGCTTGACAACATCATGTGGCAAATTCCTTGATGAGTCAATATTAGAATGGACAGCTACACCATCACCAATACTGCTACTTGATGGATGTGAAGAAGAGTTGTCATACAAAGAACCGGGGTTCTGCTGAAAGCTCTCCTAGAGAAAATATGAACAGATATTAAGACAATAAACTGTAACATGCTGGGACGTAAAATTAAAATGTTAAAAGTAATGTCAACCTTCATTTGCATGTGCAGCATGGAAAAAAAATGTAACTAAACATGATCGTTAATTGCGCAtctatgcaaaaaaaaaaaaaagaactcAGTATTATGCAAGTGCAACTAACAGGTGTTTCAGATATTTTCAGTACCATCATATTTTCTGCCCAATCATCCTTGTTTTGGTAATATTTACAAGATATGCAGCAAGATCACTAGATTAGCGCAATCAATGAATACTTAAATTATCCAAACAAAGccaaccatttctaacaaaggagCACTGATTTCCCTTCAAACTGGAGTCCAAAGATTGGCTGATATTGATATAAGCGCAAAGTAGTTCATTTCCAACTTCTTACAATAAACTTGATTGCATCTTAACATAGGAAAGCAATTGCATTAATACTTTGGTCTGACACAGTTATTATTACTAGTATTTCAAGCAGGTACAGAGGCCAAGCATCCCTAGGCGGCACATAATCAATCAGAAGAATGGAAAGCAGGCAAGAGAGACTTATGGTCTATGCAGAACACTCACTGGCACAAAATCCACAAGATTCATCTGTTCATCATCTGCAGAACTTGAATCCAACCTTGGAGACTTATCATCTTCAGGTTCTTCCTTGTGAGTTGATAGAGTAGATCGAGGTATAAATAAGGAGCCTTTATTGCTGTCATCCTGGGAAACCACTCTCCATTCTTTAACCTTGCCAACTCGGTTCATGAAGCGGCGACTCTCCCTTGAGATTAGTGGAGGAGGAAGCCTTGGGTTCAAATTCACCTTGGAACCATAATAGTCGAAGTATGCAGGATCAGCACGTAACTGCTCCTCGGCCGTGGAACTTCCAATCACATTGTCCAAGTTACCTAAACTGGCGTCGAAGTTTCCACTCTTCTGGCCTATAAGATTACCAAGAGCAGCAAGAGATCCCTCCATGCTAGGAGGCGCGCTTCCACTTCGATTTGGGACAGACTCCCCCCAGCCCCCATAAATCCCACTGCCACTCTCCACAAACCCCAGCCCTTCTCCAGGAAGATTTCCCAGTGGAGAGTCGAATGCTCCGAAATCCTTAGTCCAGCcaccagcccctccccctccaatTAACCGAACAGCACTCTGTGTGGCCATTACACTGCAAGGAACCAGATGAGAGGGGGAAAATGAATATTTAGTGTTTATCAATTGACTATATTAGCAAGTTACATTCCTACTCTATCATTTTCCTAGTCTAGCTATTCAAGATCAACTTTTTTATGTATATCCATTCAGGGGTAACTGGATTTACCGATTTGGCACATTCAGCAGGCAACAAGATAAGCTtggttgaagcaaatgatttccaGAGTTAATGTTTCATATTAGGAAACTATGAATGACAGAATAATAATAACATACAAGGAGACTACCCAAACATGCTAAGGTACCAAGCCTCGGAAtctctggatgacccaaaatgtgGCATTATAACTTGGGGTAAATAGAAATGACTTGTCAACGAGAAGCCTAACGCAATGGATTGCATGCTTGCAGCCCAAGCACACAGCAATTCCAAAGCGAAAGCGCCCAATTTGCACCTAAAAGGCAAGAGCTTGGCAGCGAAATCAGGCACAAATCCATCAGACACCTGGACACAAAGTTAGGCCGTCCTCGACACCCTCAATCCTGTACCTCCAAATCACAACAAAATCGAGGAAAATCCCGGTTCCTTTCTGTTCCGGTGAGTCTTTTTAGACGACTTTTTTTGTGCTTGTTCTAGTGAGGTCGCCTGATTATATACgggagagagcgagggagagCGAACGAGAGGGATAGGTACCTTGGCGCCTCCGAGCCAGCCGAAGCTTCCAAACCCTAGGCGAGCACCAGAGCCGGCACCAACCCGGCCACCTCCTTTACCTTGACCTCCTCGCCCCAAGCCGCGGCAACTGGCCAGCCCTcgcttccctctccctctccctccccggaGAAGAACCAGGTCGAGTCCCCCTTCTCCCTCTCGTCGCCGACGATCTTCTCCTTCTGGAAGCCTTGCTCCTCCTCTCTGGGTCTTCCCCTCTTTCTCTTTTGCGGGCGGAGAAAAAGGGATGTCGCGTCTAAAACCCTCGAACCGCTTGCTTGCCGCGGGCGGCGGCGTCGTCCCCACTGCTTTGAGGGTCGTGCTGGGAGATGATGTGCGGCGGGGATGCGGTGGTGGTGACGGTGACGGGCCTATCTGGTACGCCAACGTGTCGCCGGAGCACGGGGCACAGGGGTCAGCTCGGTGACGGTAGCAGGTGCGCTGGACGCTACGGCCACCCGAATGGAGCAGCTGTACTCGGAACGTGGAAATGGCTCCGGCAGAGAAATATAGATATGGGTGTAAACCAATTTCTGGTTGAATGGTTAGAGGGATTAGTATTATTCTAGCATATTATGATTCAAGTCTTGGTGTTTGTATTGTTTCTgaatttattttaaaattttcgATGATACACTTTTAATGCAAGGAGACGTTTTCGTCGACGATGACTTCAAAAATCTTAAAATGATATGACGGCTCAGTCTTTCGGAGGTGTTCATAGAGATAGAGTATGCGCGTGTGTGTTTATAAGGATGAGTGTATACGCATGTATATGAACGATTGCGTCTATACtatgttgaagaagaagaaaatacccGTGTGTTTAAAATTTTACACCTATACGGAGTAAAACATTCAAAAAAATAATACAAGGAGAGTTGGACTTTCCTAAACCTTAAGTCGACTAAAATTTATACCCAAATGATAAGATCATGTGTTGCACGAAGCACTTCGGTTCTAATATTTGttatctttatttatttattaacaCAGTACAAATGCAAGCATTCATATAAACATGCATATACTTACCCCTACGTATACACACACATCCTATCGCTATGAGCATTTTTGAGAGACTGAGCCGACATATTATCGTGAGATTTACGAAGTCGTCTAAGAGTCTTGTCAACGGAAACGTCTCCTCTCACTGAATGCGCATCGCCgaaaataaattcagaaataatGCAAGCTTTGGGACTTGAATTCTGATGGGCTCAGGATATCACTGaccctctaaccatccaaccacatgtTGGTTCACCTTTTATATCTAGTCCTAAAGGCTTGGTTGGTAGGATTGCGTCCATGGTTATTTTTCGTCCTCCGCTTTTTGTGTGGGTTCTTTTTTGTCCCTCCTCCCACCCTCGTCTGAATTTTTTTCGTCTCTCCTCCCATCATCCCTCCCACCTTGGTTGGTACGACGGGACGCGGCCTTCGCGGCCGATGCCTCCTCTCCTAAACGAGATGCGGCAGCCATCGAACAGGGGGATGCCCGcgaccgtcgtcgtcatcgcggATCAACAAGACACGACCGTAGCGGATCATCAGAACATCGTCGACTCCACTCCACCATCGGTGCCTCGGATACGCCGTGAATCACCGGGTCACGACTGTCGCGGATCACCACGACGCGGTCGTCGCGGATCTAGAACACGAGGACGCCGTCGCCGCCTTGAATACCCACACACTGCAAACGCCACGGATCCGCATGGACGATGCATACGACGACGAAAAGTGCACGACGTTCTCACTCAATAGCTAAATCTCATTATGAAAACATTATGTATGGCAGTACGTGACTGTCGCGGCCGCTGCCTCCTCTCCCAAACGAGACGCGGCTGCCGCCGAACCAGGGAGATGCCGGCGACCGATGTCGTCGTCGCGGATCAGTAGGACGCGACCGTCATGGATCATGAGAACGTTGCCACCGAACCGGGGAGATGCCGACGGTCGCTGTCGCTATCGCGGATCGACAGGACGAGACCGTCGCGGATCATAAGAATGTCGCCGACTCCACTGCCACCGCCGGCGCCTCGAATGCGTCGCGGATCACCAGGACGCGGTCGTCGCGGATCTGGAACACAAGGCATCGCTGCTGCTGCCTCGGATAACCTCACGTCACACACGCCTCGGATCTGCACAAACGACGCATACGGCGGTGAAAAGTGGAAGGCATCCTCACTCAACATCTATGTTGAAGGTATGtaatgttcgaaatatgccctggaggcaataataaattggttattactatatttccttgttcatgataatcgtttattatccgcgctagaattgtactgattggaaactcaaatacatgtgtggatacatagacaacacactttcctagtgagcctctagttgactagctcgttgatcaaagatagtcaaggtttcatggccatagacaagtgttgtcacttgataacgtgatcacatcattaggagaatgatgtgatggacaagacccaaactataaacatagcatatgatcgtgtcagtttattgctactgttttctgcatgtcaatgtatgtgttcctatgaccatgagatcatgcaactcccggacaccggaggaatgccttgtgtgtatcaaatgtcgcaacgttattgggtgactataaaggtgctctacatgtatctccgaaggtgtctgttgggttcgcaaggatcaagattgggatttgtcactccgtgtaacaaagaggtatctcggggcccacttggtaatacaaacatcacaataagccttgcaagcaatgtgactaaggagttagtcacgggatcttgtattatggaacgagtaaagagacttgtcggtaacgagattgaactaggtatagagataccgacgatcgaatctcgggcaagtaacataccgaaggacaaagggaacaacatacgggattaactgaatccttgtcataaaggttcaaccgatagagatcttcgtagaatatgtaggagacaatatgggcatccacacctcgctattggttattgaccgaggagtgtctcaggtcatgtctgaatagttctcgaacccgcagggtgtgcccacttaaggttcggtgacgtttcggtatagttgagttataggtgttggtgaccgaatgttgttcgaagaccCAGATgatatcctggatgtcacgaggagctccgtgatggtccataggtaaagattgatatatagggagtcctgttttggtcaccggaaaagtttcaggctcatcggtaatgtaccaggagtgccgggggaccatcgggaggggtgtgacgacccaagagcctgaTGGGCTGTGAGAAGATGTGgaacagcccctggtgggctggatgAAGCTCTCTCAaaagcccatgcggctaggagtggagataaaaggcaaaagtcctttaaaacgaaaggaaggaggagtcctcccaaagtagtccacctcccttgtgggaaggtggactcttcctttagGGTTCGGTCGACCCCTTCTCCCTGGAGTAGCGGCCTacgctgcctcctctcccctcctcctatatatactagaggtattgagggttttttgaacaacacagaaatcagccacggctgcctctctctctctctagatctgattctcctctagtctagttcggcaatgcttaggcgaagcccttctggattagttcaccaccaccaccaccacattgccgtgctggagaactcatctacctctccgccccctcttgttggttcaagaaggtggagatcgtcatcgagctgtacatgtgctgaacgcggaggtgtcgtccgttcggcactagatcggatgaatcgtgattggatcgtggaacgaatcgtgatgagattgcgggacgggttgtgatttgaatcgcgaagatgttccactacatcaacctcgttatatacgcttccgcttagcgatatacaagggtatgtagattcactctcccctctcgtagatgatcatcaccatggataggtattgcgtatgcgtaggaaattttttgtttcccatgctacgttccccaacagtggcatcatgagctaggttcatgcatagatgatatatcgagtagaacacaaaagagtttgtgggcgttggtgttcaatttgctgccatccttagttttttcttgattcagcggtatcgttggattgaagcggtcgagaccaactttactcgtacgcttacgagagaccggtttcatcgactcagatgcaacttgttgcataaagatgactggcggtgtctgtttcttcaactttagttgaatcggatttgatcgaggcaatccttggataaggttaaatagaaacatgCATATCGCTGttatggttttgcgtaagtaagatgtaatcatactagatacccatagcagccacacaaaacatgcaacaacaaattagaggatgtctaacttgtttttgcagggtatgcatgtgatgtgatatggccaaagacatgatatgatatattggatgtatgagatgatcatgttgtaatagttaaatatcgacttgcacgtcgatgctacggcaaccggcaggagccatagggttgtctttaattttttttgcgattggtgatgctttactttatcgctagtagtagctttagtagtaacatcatagttagcgcgacaacctcgatggcagcataatgatggagatcatggtgtggcgccggtgacaatggagatcatgccggtgctttggtgatggagatcaagaagcaaaagttcatggacatatcatctcacttatgatttgcatgtgatgttaatccttctatgcacttcattttgcttaggacaacggtagcattataaggtgacccctcactaaaatttcaagataaaattatgttctccccgattgtgcaccgttgcgacagttcgtcatttcgagacaccacgtgatgattgggtgtgatagactcaacgttcacatacaacgggtgcaaaatagttgcacacgcggaacactcgggttaaacttgacgagcctagtatgtacagacatggcctcggaacacaagggaccgaaaggtcgatcatgaatcatatagttgttatgatcaacatggagatgttcaccattgaaactatactcaactcacgtgatgatcggacttgagttagtgaatttggatcatgcgacacttgaatgactagagggatgtcaatttgagtgagagttcttagtaatatgattaattgaactcattatcatgaacatagtcaaaaggtctttgcaaattacgttgtagctctactgtttttgatatgttcctagaggaaacttagttgaaatatgatagtgttggggaacgtcgcaagggaaacaaaaaaaatcctacgcacaggcaatacctatccatggtgatgatcttatacgagaggggagagtgcatctacgtacccttgtagatcgctaagcagaagcgtatataacgcggttgatgtagtggaatatcttcgcgatctaaatcgcagcccgtcctgcgatctcatcacgacttgtcccgcgatcccatcacgatccatccctatctagtgccgaatggacggcacctccgcgttcagcacacatacaactcgatgacgttctTCCGCCTTCTTGAACCAACAAGAGggatgaagaggtagatgagttctccaccaCGGCgacatgatggtggtggtggtggagctattctagttggggaacgtagcatgggaaacaaaaaaaatcctacgcacacgcaatacctatccatggtgatgatcatctacgagaggggagagtgaatctacatacccttgtagattgctaagcggaagcgtatataacgcgattgatgtagtggaacatctccgcgattcaaatcgcagtcgtcccacgatctgtcctgcgatcttcatcatgatccttcccgatctagtgccgaacggacgacaccttcgcgttcggcacacatacagctcgatgatgatctccacct harbors:
- the LOC123413488 gene encoding pumilio homolog 5-like, producing the protein MATQSAVRLIGGGGAGGWTKDFGAFDSPLGNLPGEGLGFVESGSGIYGGWGESVPNRSGSAPPSMEGSLAALGNLIGQKSGNFDASLGNLDNVIGSSTAEEQLRADPAYFDYYGSKVNLNPRLPPPLISRESRRFMNRVGKVKEWRVVSQDDSNKGSLFIPRSTLSTHKEEPEDDKSPRLDSSSADDEQMNLVDFVPESFQQNPGSLYDNSSSHPSSSSIGDGVAVHSNIDSSRNLPHDVVKPSGLNSWTPVPLASGLISTHSSNLSSTYAPSSSCSDNNPSVQISEQQQEKQSIGTEPGIDMPISEVVVTELDVVDSSMKNLKLSLDSQTTPQVKQQWQGNFLQQYDFSPLVQGDHMPMTPHGAHLPHVPFVDNLPHTQLKLPTGDMPQLLPQLGMPTPFYTPNSFGSPYYQNLHPASVLATPYVTGGYALGGSGFPPVMTSYSPQSSAATPLDSPMTPSFSGRPSGFHSAGNFTAGTELVQPYKMYGQLGVPMQPPIPDPNFFQFFQHPSFPQYASGNQYNTLAPRGSVFGNVTDNFDPHKLFPQAQYPSDQRLQLPKTGISNSPTTLRGGTVPNYHGISPYVGAPLTYPTSPVFQGQPFSGISPSGRNDPARFQPASRNMTAVSGFQGQREREKFDSPKACTFLEELKSNRARRVELSDITGRIVDFSADQHGSRFIQQKLENCTAEEKAAVFAEVLPHASSLMTDVFGNYVIQKFFEHGTPEQRRDLAAKLAGHVVPLSLQMYGCRVIQKALEVMELDQKIDLVRELDGNIMRCVRDQNGNHVIQKCIECVPTEHIGFVVSAFRGQVASLSMHPYGCRVIQRVLEHCGGDSRGQCIIDEILQSACILAQDQYGNYVTQHVVEKGKSHERAQIISKLAGQVVTMSQNKFASNVIEKCFQHGDIAERDLLIREIVEQTDGNDTLLAMMKDQYANYVVQKILETCNDEQRELLVSRVKGHLQALRKYTYGKHIASRVEQLCGEGDAECDS